In Takifugu flavidus isolate HTHZ2018 chromosome 5, ASM371156v2, whole genome shotgun sequence, the following proteins share a genomic window:
- the hscb gene encoding iron-sulfur cluster co-chaperone protein HscB, with translation MLSSNTWRTLCSRRALLSPNRLLMNRKAGQATVRFSVNTKSLNDVSFAKQDSWRNNTIRKALGNEKKRIFSAHVVFLRNYSTSHIKLNCWKCKQPLENDPAFFCLACKVVQPPEEGTSYFKIMDCDYSFSLDTLKLQRRYVQLQRSLHPDNFSQKSVEEQKYSEIQSALVNKAYKTLLKPLSRGLYMLELQGMRIEEGTDSEADSQFLMELMEINEFLNEAQTAREAEQIGGDVKGKLTDLTKRIDAALLKGDLAAAKALLAQMKYYANIEEKVKQKLSEFM, from the exons ATGTTGTCATCCAACACCTGGCGGACTTTGTGCTCACGCCGGGCTTTACTAAGTCCAAACCGGCTGCTGATGAACCGCAAAGCCGGTCAAGCGACTGTTAGGTTTTCAGTAAATACCAAGTCACTGAATGATGTAAGCTTTGCCAAACAGGACTCATGGCGAAACAACACGATCCGCAAAGCTTTGGGAAACGAAAAAAAGAGGATATTCTCTGCTCATGTTGTTTTCCTGAGGAATTACAGCACAAGCCACATTAAGCTGAACTGTTGGAAATGCAAACAGCCTCTTGAAAACGACCCTGCCTTCTTCTGTCTAGCATGCAAAGTGGTCCAGCCTCCAGAAGAGGGGACCTCGTACTTTAAAATCATGGACTG TGATTATTCGTTCTCTCTGGATACACTAAAGCTCCAGAGAAGATACGTGCAGCTGCAGCGTTCGCTCCATCCAGACAACTTCAGCCAGAAGTCTGtg GAAGAACAGAAGTATTCCGAAATCCAGTCTGCTCTCGTGAACAAAGCCTACAAGACTCTGCTGAAGCCTTTGAGTCGTGGTCTTTACATG ctggagctgcaggggaTGAGGATAGAAGAAGGCACCGACTCCGAGGCCGACTCGCAATTCctgatggagctgatggagatCAATGAATTTCTCAACGAGGCGCAGACGGCGAGGGAAGCCGAGCAGATTGGCGGGGATGTGAAAG GGAAGCTGACAGACTTGACAAAGCGGATCGACGCTGCCCTGCTCAAAG gagatctcgcCGCCGCCAAAGCGCTGCTCGCCCAAATGAAGTACTACGCAAACATCgaggagaaagtgaagcagAAACTTTCTGAGTTCATGTGA